One window of the Eucalyptus grandis isolate ANBG69807.140 chromosome 6, ASM1654582v1, whole genome shotgun sequence genome contains the following:
- the LOC104414142 gene encoding uncharacterized protein LOC104414142: MDAYHRYPRPPQPPPSTADPYHQYQQQQQPPPPPPPPQHHHHQGPWYSNQFHYQSPSPPPPPPPPQSQQWAQPPPPPPPGSGPYPPLHGQFPPRPHLPPPPPIPPPPPHSAYPNSYPPQEWSNPNWAYQQNWNHPAAHSNTEDWAARAKAWADAKAATENQHSQLQYAPPGRMDEQGHYHIPYPSALDSHYTENHQQPLSGHGHQQHSLSNTPPRGQPLYAQEITPVSSGPSAYLPDGSSPFPARDGGVTGHANSVLRQQDSLPTNVSVHQQEVPSSYSSVSGQEDRADQREKSSHWHVSTGQENMHHLQPSRPAIAGSVTSGQPFPYGNQLAEPVTDLADQPLQFTPRFTREQDSLQQPGYAHHLNPAASASVNNWTSSMVPDAVYPSVPSVNPPGPQLDPSVPSPLSGHGATPFARFSGTSFQPTVPSPGGPFSLGAGTALPPAAAFAGDAYGISNISERPKKAPVPNWLREEIIKTKAAIPSTSLGHSKVESQSIEDEEADKSFQKGDQGEDKSIDTSRSTEEDDDDEDYAEAARTAAVNQEIKRVLTEVLLKVTDELFDEIATNVLNEDDPATDDHRVSPSSRSSPIPKTPAKLSASLDTKESETEDVSEKSSSSSPGNILGLVSYASDDDDEVGDKKAQNSSAPTHAKGVAPMISGDERDQNGLNKALENGRLPITIEDSGRVQAEMESDSLSTKVNAFKRKDSPDGIGSSVSEVDAMAQLASGSAVDRMGFNRNRVYEDVNTSGSMVAKKDDVSMKSKHRSENVMSKLKPDNSQDKESRFRSSGGGSDGKVKVDMKMDENQRKDERDLRKERTERLDSKEMQEQHKSEDRVKESHSRSRTNDVDGRDDRKEAERSHRSSAKEGDKRNERSKHKEDDRLGNEHSNDSRRHKRRRSSSAGSRGRNSKENSHAKSSSDEVSDDSRRKSRSRKRNLSPSPVRSRRRPSRSPHSKHSQHRHSPYSSLGNNRGRRRSRSKSPIRRPR; the protein is encoded by the exons ATGGACGCGTACCACCGCTACCCCaggccgccgcagccgccgccgtcGACGGCGGATCCCTACCACCAGTaccaacagcagcagcagccgccgccgccgccgccgccgccgcagcatcatcatcatcagggGCCGTGGTACTCCAATCAATTCCACTACCAGTCCccgtcgcctccgccgccgccgccgcctccgcagTCGCAGCAGTGGGCTCAACCGCCGCCCCCGCCTCCTCCGGGATCGGGGCCCTACCCCCCTCTCCACGGCCAGTTCCCTCCTCGGCCTCACCTCCCCCCGCCTCCTcccattcctcctcctcctcctcattcgGCGTACCCTAATTCGTATCCTCCGCAG GAATGGAGCAATCCGAACTGGGCTTACCAGCAAAATTGGAACCATCCagcag CACACAGCAATACTGAAGATTGGGCTGCCAGGGCTAAAGCTTGGGCAGATGCCAAAGCTGCTACAGAAAACCAGCATTCTCAGTTGCAATATGCACCACCAGGCAGGATGGATGAGCAGGGCCATTATCACATCCCATATCCATCTGCACTGGACTCTCACTATACGGAAAATCATCAGCAGCCTCTATCTGGACATGGCCATCAGCAACATTCTCTTTCAAACACACCCCCACGAGGGCAACCATTGTATGCACAGGAGATTACACCTGTCAGTTCTGGGCCATCAGCTTACCTTCCGGATGGAAGTTCACCATTCCCGGCTAGAGATGGAGGAGTAACTGGACATGCAAACTCAGTGCTTCGCCAACAAGATTCTTTGCCGACCAACGTATCTGTTCATCAGCAGGAGGTACCTTCTAGTTATTCTTCTGTTTCAG GTCAAGAAGACAGGGCAGATCAAAGGGAGAAGTCATCGCATTGGCATGTTTCTACTGGTCAGGAAAATATGCACCATCTGCAACCATCAAGGCCTGCTATTGCTGGATCAGTTACATCTGGACAGCCCTTTCCATATGGCAATCAACTGGCTGAGCCTGTGACTGATCTTGCTGATCAGCCATTGCAGTTTACTCCCAGATTCACTCGGGAGCAAGATTCACTTCAGCAGCCTGGTTATGCTCATCACCTTAATCCTGCAGCTTCAGCTTCTGTGAATAATTGGACCTCCTCCATGGTTCCGGATGCGGTTTATCCTTCAGTTCCTTCAGTTAATCCACCTGGGCCTCAG CTTGATCCTTCCGTACCATCTCCTTTATCTGGACATGGAGCAACACCATTTGCAAGATTTTCTGGAACAAGCTTTCAGCCTACAGTTCCATCTCCTGGTGGCCCTTTCAGTCTGGGTGCCGGAACAGCATTACCTCCTGCTGCAGCCTTCGCTGGCGATGCTTATGGCATTTCTAATATATCTGAGCGTCCCAAAAAG GCTCCAGTGCCTAATTGGCTTAGAGAGGAGATAATTAAGACAAAAGCTGCTATTCCAAGCACATCTCTGGGGCATTCTAAAGTTGAATCTCAATCCATAGAGGATGAAGAAGCAGATAAGTCATTCCAAAAGGGTGACCAAGGAGAAGACAAAAGCATTGACACGTCCAGGTCaactgaagaagatgatgatgatgag GACTATGCAGAAGCTGCCAGAACAGCGGCCGTCAACCAAGAAATCAAACGCGTTCTAACTGAAGTTCTTTTGAAG GTAACTGATGAGCTTTTCGATGAAATAGCGACAAATGTACTTAATGAAGATGATCCGGCAACTGATG ACCATAGGGTCTCACCATCTTCCCGTTCCAGCCCTATTCCAAAAACACCTGCAAAGCTTTCAGCTTCACTTGACACTAAGGAATCAGAGACTGAAGATGTCAGTGAAAAGTCTAGTTCCAGCTCCCCAGGGAATATCTTGGGTCTGGTAAGCTATGCCTCTGATGATGACGACGAAGTTGGGGACAAAAAAGCGCAAAACTCCAGTGCACCGACTCATGCCAAAGGTGTTGCACCGATGATCTCAGGTGATGAAAGGGATCAAAATGGTTTAAATAAGGCCCTTGAGAATGGCAGGCTACCAATTACAATTGAAGACAGTGGTAGGGTTCAGGCTGAAATGGAGAGTGACTCACTCTCCACCAAAGTCAATGCTTTCAAAAGGAAAGATAGTCCTGATGGTATTGGCTCAAGTGTCAGTGAGGTAGATGCGATGGCACAGTTAGCTTCTGGCAGCGCAGTTGACCGGATGGGTTTTAATCGTAACAGGGTGTATGAAGACGTCAATACTTCTGGGTCAATGGTTGCCAAAAAAGATGATGTCTCAATGAAGTCAAAACATCGTAGTGAGAATGTTATGTCAAAACTTAAGCCAGATAATTCTCAAGATAAAGAGTCCAGATTCAGATCAAGTGGAGGTGGTTCAGATGGTAAAGTTAAAGTGGATATGAAGATGGATGAGAATCAGAGAAAGGATGAAAGGGATCTAAGGAAGGAAAGGACAGAAAGGTTGGATTCCAAAGAGATGCAGGAGCAACATAAATCTGAGGATAGAGTGAAGGAATCCCATTCAAGGAGCAGAACGAATGATGTTGATGGCAGGGACGATAGAAAGGAGGCAGAGCGATCCCATAGATCTAGTGCTAAAGAAGGTGATAAACGAAATGAAAGGTCAAAGCATAAGGAGGATGACAGGTTGGGGAATGAGCATTCAAATGATTCAAGAAGGCATAAGAGAAGACGTTCCTCTTCAGCTGGTAGTAGAGGTAGAAACAGTAAGGAAAATTCACATGCAAAAAGTTCAAGTGATGAAGTCTCTGACGATTCTAGAAG GAAGTCACGCTCCCGGAAACGAAACCTCTCACCTTCTCCTGTTAGGTCAAGAAGAAG ACCATCGAGGTCCCCACATAGCAAGCATTCTCAGCACAGGCATTCTCCCTACTCTTCTCTTGGGAATAATAG GGGAAGGAGAAGGTCAAGGTCTAAATCACCTATCAGAAGGCCAAGATGA
- the LOC104414141 gene encoding inorganic phosphate transporter 2-1, chloroplastic: protein MTSPYFLSSTKQYATTPEPLFLLLRRRHHLPRHRVLSLLSSDIGEAHFPRKPSTFSLQLLRPSHRLGKPSFATTISSSFEGEEEGEQRQDEVPEGMAEAFHISSSTATAISVLIAVAVFSFPLLMKSQLGAGAPLKSRALTYVTLLFGFYMAWNIGANDVANAMGTSVGSGALTLRQAVVTAGVLEFSGALLMGTHVTSTMQKGILVAGVFQGKDSLLFAGLLSSLAAAGTWLQIASYYGWPVSTTHCIVGSMVGFGLVYGGPGAVFWTSLARVMSSWVVSPLMGALVSFVVYKCIRRFVYSAPNPGQAAAAAAPVAVFVGVTAISFVAFPLSKSFPLAVAQALACGTAGAVLVNRIIWKQLGHLLDKAGSSGMEPKEAPALNQNIGFLTEIAGPKGTQLEIVYGVFGYMQVLSACFMSFAHGGNDVSNAIGPLAGALSILHGGAGGAEIVIPTDVLAWGGFGIVAGLMMWGYRVIATIGKKITELTPTRGFAAEFAAATVVLFASKLGLPISATHTLVGAVMGVGFARGLNSVRAETVREIVASWAVTIPVGAFFAVVYTWILTKLLSYVF, encoded by the exons ATGACTTCGCCGTACTTCTTATCCTCCACCAAACAGTACGCCACCACACCCGaacccctcttcctcctcctccgccgccgccaccacctcccAAGACACCGAGTCCTTTCGCTACTATCCTCGGACATTGGCGAAGCTCACTTCCCGCGGAAACCGTCCACCTTCTCTCTCCAACTGCTCCGACCGTCCCACCGTCTGGGGAAGCCCTCCTTTGCCACCACCATCTCGTCCTCCTTCgagggggaggaagaaggagaacagCGGCAGGATGAGGTGCCGGAAGGCATGGCGGAGGCGTTCCACATCTCTTCGAGCACCGCCACTGCGATCTCGGTCctcatcgccgtcgccgtcttTTCCTTCCCGCTGCTGATGAAGTCGCAGCTGGGGGCGGGGGCGCCGCTGAAGAGCCGGGCGCTGACGTACGTGACGCTGCTGTTCGGGTTCTACATGGCGTGGAACATCGGGGCGAACGACGTGGCGAACGCGATGGGGACGTCGGTGGGCTCGGGGGCGCTGACGCTGCGGCAGGCGGTGGTGACGGCGGGGGTGCTGGAGTTCTCTGGAGCGCTGCTGATGGGGACGCACGTGACCAGCACGATGCAGAAGGGCATCCTGGTGGCCGGCGTCTTCCAGGGCAAGGACAGCCTCCTCTTCGCCGGCCTCCTCtcctccctcgccgccgccggcacTTGGCTCCAG ATCGCGTCCTACTACGGTTGGCCCGTCTCCACCACACACTGCATTGTAGGATCGATGGTCGGGTTCGGGCTTGTGTACGGAGGACCGGGCGCTGTTTTCTGGACATCGCTGGCAAGGGTGATGTCGTCGTGGGTTGTTTCGCCTCTGATGGGCGCTCTGGTCTCGTTCGTCGTCTACAAATGCATCCGCCGG TTCGTGTACAGTGCTCCGAATCCAGGACAggctgctgctgccgctgcgCCGGTTGCGGTGTTTGTCGGCGTGACCGCAATCTCCTTTGTGGCTTTCCCGCTCAGCAAGAGCTTCCCTCTGGCTGTGGCCCAGGCTTTAGCCTGTGGCACGGCCGGTGCAGTCTTGGTTAACCGAATCATCTGGAAACAGCTCGGTCATCTCCTCGACAAAGCCGGCTCGTCCGGGATGGAGCCAAAAGAAGCGCCCGCGCTCAATCAAAACATCGGATTCCTGACCGAAATCGCTGGCCCGAAAGGCACCCAACTGGAGATAGTGTACGGGGTGTTCGGGTACATGCAAGTCCTGTCAGCCTGCTTCATGTCATTCGCTCACGGGGGGAACGACGTATCGAACGCAATCGGTCCATTGGCCGGTGCTCTGTCCATTCTTCACGGCGGGGCGGGTGGGGCCGAGATCGTTATCCCGACTGACGTTCTTGCCTGGGGAGGATTTGGAATCGTCGCGGGCCTCATGATGTGGGggtacagagtgatagccacgATCGGGAAGAAGATTACGGAACTCACGCCGACCAGAGGCTTTGCCGCCGAGTTCGCAGCAGCGACCGTGGTCCTGTTCGCATCGAAGCTGGGCCTGCCCATCTCGGCCACTCATACACTGGTCGGCGCCGTCATGGGGGTCGGGTTTGCGAGAGGGCTGAACAGCGTGAGAGCGGAGACTGTCCGGGAAATTGTGGCCTCGTGGGCAGTGACGATCCCCGTCGGTGCATTCTTTGCGGTCGTCTACACATGGATACTGACGAAGCTCTTGTCATACGTATTTTGA
- the LOC104414140 gene encoding non-functional NADPH-dependent codeinone reductase 2 has protein sequence MESASGPSTIRVPEVPLGSAAAGSRPMPVIGLGTAADPLDAAAMKAAVLEAIKLGYRHFDTASLYGSEEPLGEVLAEALGLGLVGSRAELFVTSKLWSSDAHADLVVPALRKSLSNLQLDYLDLYLIHWPISCKPGLYGFPEDKSDLMPMDFEAVWAAMEECQRLGLTKSIGVSNFSCKKLGNILSFAKIPPTVNQVEMNPLWQQKKLREFCKANNVVITAFSPLGARGTCWGTNEVMENESLKEIARARGKSIAQVCLRWLYERGVTFVVKSFNKERLNENLNIFDWELTEGDHEKIERIPQKRMMLKEEFVSAKGPFKSVEELWDGEL, from the exons ATGGAGAGTGCTTCAGGGCCGTCGACGATCAGGGTCCCGGAGGTGCCGCTCGGCTCAGCCGCCGCGGGGAGCCGCCCGATGCCAGTCATCGGCCTGGGCACGGCGGCGGACCCCCTCGACGCGGCGGCGATGAAGGCGGCGGTGCTGGAGGCGATCAAGCTCGGGTACAGGCACTTCGACACGGCTTCCTTGTACGGGTCGGAGGAGCCGCTCGGGGAAGTCCTGGCCGAAGcgctcgggctcgggctcgtCGGCTCGAGGGCCGAGCTCTTCGTCACCTCAAAGCTCTGGAGCAGCGACGCCCACGCGGATCTCGTCGTGCCTGCGCTCAGGAAGTCGCTGAG CAATCTGCAATTGGATTACCTTGACCTCTATCTCATCCACTGGCCAATCAGCTGTAAGCCAGGGTTGTACGGGTTCCCAGAGGACAAATCTGACCTCATGCCAATGGATTTTGAGGCAGTCTGGGCAGCCATGGAAGAATGCCAGAGGTTAGGTCTCACAAAGTCCATCGGAGTAAGCAACTTCTCTTGCAAGAAACTTGGAAACATCCTCAGCTTCGCCAAGATCCCTCCAACAGTAAATCAG GTGGAAATGAACCCTCTCTGGCAGCAGAAGAAGCTGAGAGAGTTCTGTAAAGCGAATAACGTTGTCATTACCGCTTTCTCTCCCTTAGGAGCTCGAGGAACATGTTGGGGGACGAATGAAGTCATGGAGAATGAATCTCTGAAAGAGATTGCAAGGGCTCGGGGAAAGAGCATTGCCCAG GTATGTCTGAGATGGCTATATGAGCGAGGAGTCACTTTTGTGGTGAAGAGCTTCAATAAGGAGAGGTTGAATGAAAACCTGAACATCTTTGACTGGGAACTGACGGAGGGCGACCATGAGAAGATAGAGCGGATCCCGCAGAAGAGAATGATGCTCAAGGAAGAGTTTGTCTCAGCCAAAGGGCCATTCAAATCTGTGGAAGAGCTTTGGGATGGAGAGCTCTGA